Proteins co-encoded in one Gossypium arboreum isolate Shixiya-1 chromosome 11, ASM2569848v2, whole genome shotgun sequence genomic window:
- the LOC108471031 gene encoding pathogenesis-related thaumatin-like protein 3.5, whose amino-acid sequence MAILQLSITLAMFFLQLLSGAHSSTFSIVNKCSYTVWPGVLSGAGTPQISPTGFALQPGQSTSIPVPTSWSGRIWGRTLCTEDSSGKFSCLTGDCGSSTLECSGGAIPPATLAEFTLNGAGGMDFFDVSLVDGYNLPMMISPQGGTGVNCTSAGCAADLNGDCPMELKVVDGSEGVACKSACDAFGDPQYCCSGAYATPNTCKPSTYSQFFKTACPTAYSYAYDDGTSTFTCTGADYVITFCPSPSTSVKSSNPMAVDISSTGSQPTSSAFIGGAITTTLAVFWQLRHLF is encoded by the exons ATGGCTATTCTTCAGCTTTCCATTACGTTGGCCATGTTCTTCCTTCAACTGTTATCAG GTGCTCATTCATCGACGTTTTCTATCGTAAACAAATGCAGCTATACCGTTTGGCCGGGGGTGCTATCAGGTGCTGGAACCCCACAAATTTCACCTACAGGCTTCGCACTTCAACCCGGCCAATCGACGTCCATCCCTGTTCCAACATCTTGGTCGGGTCGGATATGGGGTCGAACCCTTTGCACCGAAGATTCATCCGGTAAGTTCTCTTGTCTCACCGGAGACTGCGGCTCATCGACACTTGAATGCTCTGGTGGTGCAATCCCTCCTGCCACCCTTGCGGAGTTTACACTCAATGGTGCTGGGGGAATGGATTTCTTTGATGTCAGCCTTGTTGATGGTTACAATCTACCAATGATGATATCCCCACAAGGTGGAACTGGAGTTAACTGTACCTCAGCTGGATGTGCTGCGGATTTGAACGGTGACTGTCCTATGGAGCTTAAGGTTGTCGATGGGAGTGAAGGGGTTGCATGTAAGAGTGCCTGCGATGCTTTTGGGGACCCCCAATATTGCTGCAGTGGAGCTTATGCTACCCCAAATACGTGCAAGCCCAGTACTTACTCGCAATTCTTCAAAACAGCGTGTCCCACAGCTTATAGCTACGCCTATGACGATGGAACCAGCACCTTCACTTGCACTGGTGCAGATTATGTTATTACTTTCTGCCCTTCCCCTTCCACCAG TGTGAAATCCTCCAATCCCATGGCGGTTGACATCTCATCAACGGGTTCCCAGCCTACTTCATCAGCTTTCATTGGTGGTGCCATCACCACCACTTTGGCGGTATTTTGGCAGTTGCGGCATCTCTTTTGA